One Bremerella alba DNA segment encodes these proteins:
- a CDS encoding SUMF1/EgtB/PvdO family nonheme iron enzyme yields the protein MKLLILPLVYLLGLAPGFLSAAEVDFIKDVAPILETNCVSCHSGDEPAGDYLLTTKEDAFESGSGGAILPESPEDSMFYTMTVLPRTDEQLMPPLRSGGPLSKSETATLKTWIAEGAKWPQDMELKARAKEGPRFATPDDFELVKNIHAKIVAQAQKEQGNHKNYNNAIPVTEVEYEMIAIPGGKFVMGSPQTEELRRPEEGPQTQVSVDPFWMGKCEVTWDEYEPFMITQVDRRKDGSRTDFDTQAHTIVDAVSQPTPPYTEMSFGMGQHGYPAISMTQHAANKYCQWLSSQTGHFYRLPTEAEWEYACRAGTTTAYSFGDNPEKLFDYAWFYDNANEKYQKVGLKKPNPWGLHDMHGNVMEWCADQYLPDYFKKIQNSSKNPYIKPQSLYPRSVRGGGWDDDPDRIRSAARRGSDAAWKQQDPQLPKSIWYHTDAQQLGFRIVRPAKIPSPEEMYFYWNSAKDVY from the coding sequence ATGAAACTGCTGATTTTACCATTGGTATATCTTCTCGGTTTAGCTCCTGGTTTTCTGTCGGCTGCCGAAGTTGATTTTATAAAGGATGTGGCTCCCATCCTGGAAACGAATTGCGTCTCGTGCCACTCCGGCGACGAGCCTGCCGGGGATTACCTTCTTACAACGAAAGAAGATGCTTTTGAATCAGGCAGCGGGGGTGCAATCCTTCCGGAATCCCCCGAGGACAGCATGTTCTACACGATGACGGTTCTCCCACGCACGGACGAGCAGTTGATGCCACCGCTTCGCTCAGGTGGTCCACTTTCCAAAAGTGAAACCGCAACGCTCAAGACCTGGATCGCCGAAGGAGCCAAGTGGCCTCAAGACATGGAACTCAAGGCCCGTGCCAAGGAAGGTCCCAGGTTCGCTACTCCCGATGACTTTGAATTGGTGAAGAATATTCACGCCAAAATTGTCGCCCAGGCCCAAAAAGAACAGGGGAACCATAAGAACTACAACAACGCGATTCCCGTAACTGAGGTTGAATACGAAATGATTGCCATCCCTGGTGGCAAATTCGTTATGGGAAGCCCTCAGACCGAAGAATTACGACGACCGGAGGAAGGTCCGCAAACCCAAGTCTCCGTCGATCCTTTCTGGATGGGCAAGTGCGAGGTGACTTGGGATGAGTACGAACCTTTCATGATCACGCAGGTCGATCGTCGGAAAGATGGTTCTCGGACTGATTTCGATACCCAAGCTCACACAATCGTTGATGCCGTCAGTCAGCCGACGCCTCCTTACACCGAGATGAGCTTCGGCATGGGACAGCATGGCTATCCTGCGATCAGCATGACGCAACATGCGGCCAACAAGTACTGCCAATGGCTCAGCTCCCAGACCGGACATTTTTACCGTCTGCCCACCGAGGCGGAATGGGAGTACGCTTGCCGCGCTGGTACAACCACCGCTTACTCATTTGGTGATAATCCGGAGAAGCTTTTCGATTACGCTTGGTTTTACGACAACGCTAACGAAAAGTACCAAAAGGTTGGCCTCAAGAAACCTAATCCTTGGGGACTGCACGACATGCATGGCAATGTTATGGAATGGTGTGCGGATCAATACTTGCCAGACTATTTTAAAAAGATCCAGAACTCGAGTAAGAATCCATATATCAAACCCCAGAGTCTTTACCCGCGAAGTGTTCGCGGTGGTGGCTGGGACGATGATCCAGATCGAATTCGCAGCGCCGCGCGGCGTGGCAGTGATGCGGCCTGGAAGCAGCAAGACCCGCAACTTCCTAAAAGCATTTGGTACCACACTGATGCTCAGCAACTAGGCTTTCGCATTGTTCGACCCGCAAAGATCCCCTCGCCCGAGGAAATGTATTTCTACTGGAACAGTGCCAAAGACGTCTACTAA
- a CDS encoding FAD-binding and (Fe-S)-binding domain-containing protein, whose amino-acid sequence MGICRKFFKIEDRRSMAPPFLYELTPMASASSSPQTTATDLTDAFNQLRSQLQGQLHTGSLMRRLYATDASAYQQMPLAVAIPETKEDIRQLIVFANSHEVGLIPRTAGTSLAGQVVGSGIVVDVSRYFTQILEIDPHERTVWVEPGVIRNELNLALRPHGMLFGPETSTQNRAMIGGMVGNNSCGSNSIKYGSTRDHLLEIEGFLSDGSQVTFGQLSAEEFDAKCSGPASLETSIYLQIRDMLSDATNREGIEREFPKPSIPRRNTGYAIDLLMDADVFDQSSANRFNFCKLIAGSEGTLFFATKIKLNCLPLPPPVSGLLCAHFETVDQSLRATQIAVKHDCYACELIDHYILECTERSIEHRANRFFVQGQPGAIIVVDIRGQTEVEVQTVCDRIIDQMRAAGLGYAYPVLYGEETERIWDLRKAGLGLLGNIPGDTKPAPVVEDTCVDVDDLPEYIAEFNRRLKERFGLECVHYAHAGSGEIHLRPVINLKTPEGNQQFREVAQTIAELVKHYRGSLSGEHGDGRLRGEFLRQMIGEYNYELVRQVKQTWDPKGVFNPNKIVDTPAMNSSLRYAPGQKTQQPDTLFDFSSNFGILGAAEMCNGSGDCRKTELAGGTMCPSYMATRDEMHTTRARANTLRQIITESDAVNPLANEELKDVMDLCLSCKGCKKECPSTVDMAKLKAEVQQHYYDAHGVPPRSKLIADFFNKQILAARLPWLWNFIFGTPAIRKVINRLTGFHPDRTIPLLPKQTMAAWHAQHKPHANAGKVGRVLFFNDEFTNFHDPHIGIAAIELLERLGYDVTLASITESGRTWLSKGLLREAKQRIDQNLRILKEAMRDGIRMIGVEPSAILTFRDETMELAEPELRPIAHDIASRCLMLEEFLQQEIQAGRISDDSFTDQAKTIYLHGHCFQKALAGQSASIAALGLPKNYEVKTIPSGCCGMAGSFGYEIEHYDVSMKIGELILFPRVRELPADHLIAAPGTSCRHQIHDGTQRKALHPAQILRNALRESS is encoded by the coding sequence ATGGGAATTTGTCGTAAGTTCTTTAAGATAGAAGATCGACGCTCGATGGCCCCACCTTTCCTCTATGAATTGACACCAATGGCATCTGCTTCCTCTTCGCCACAAACAACCGCCACCGATCTCACCGATGCATTCAATCAGCTACGATCCCAACTGCAGGGACAACTGCACACCGGATCGCTGATGCGGCGTCTTTACGCAACCGATGCTTCTGCCTATCAGCAAATGCCACTCGCGGTAGCGATCCCAGAGACCAAAGAAGACATTCGACAACTGATTGTATTTGCCAATAGTCATGAAGTCGGCCTGATTCCTCGCACGGCTGGAACCTCCTTGGCCGGGCAGGTCGTCGGAAGCGGGATTGTGGTTGATGTTTCCCGTTACTTCACGCAGATCCTTGAGATCGATCCACACGAACGAACCGTGTGGGTAGAACCGGGCGTGATTCGCAACGAATTAAATCTTGCTCTCCGGCCTCATGGTATGTTATTCGGCCCCGAGACATCGACACAGAATCGGGCGATGATCGGCGGCATGGTGGGAAATAACTCGTGCGGCTCAAATTCAATCAAATACGGCAGCACCCGCGACCATCTATTAGAGATTGAAGGGTTTCTCTCGGATGGCTCCCAAGTCACTTTTGGGCAGCTGTCGGCAGAGGAGTTCGACGCCAAGTGCTCCGGTCCTGCTTCGCTCGAAACATCGATTTACCTTCAAATCCGCGATATGCTTTCCGACGCTACAAACCGCGAGGGAATCGAGCGGGAGTTTCCCAAACCGTCTATCCCGAGACGTAACACTGGCTACGCGATCGATTTATTGATGGACGCCGATGTTTTCGATCAGTCTAGCGCCAACAGATTCAACTTTTGCAAGTTGATCGCCGGAAGTGAAGGCACACTCTTTTTTGCTACTAAGATCAAGCTGAACTGCTTACCCCTACCTCCACCGGTAAGTGGTTTGCTTTGTGCCCACTTCGAAACCGTCGACCAATCGCTTCGCGCAACCCAGATCGCCGTCAAACATGATTGCTATGCCTGTGAATTGATTGATCATTACATTCTGGAGTGTACCGAACGAAGCATTGAACATCGCGCCAACCGATTTTTCGTGCAAGGTCAGCCGGGGGCGATCATCGTAGTCGATATTCGTGGACAAACGGAGGTAGAAGTACAGACCGTTTGCGACCGGATCATAGACCAAATGCGAGCTGCCGGTCTAGGTTACGCCTATCCAGTCCTCTACGGCGAAGAGACCGAACGAATCTGGGATCTGCGCAAAGCGGGGCTGGGGCTTCTGGGGAATATACCAGGCGATACGAAGCCTGCCCCGGTGGTAGAAGATACGTGTGTCGATGTCGATGATTTACCTGAGTATATCGCCGAGTTCAACCGTCGCCTAAAAGAACGATTCGGGCTTGAATGCGTTCATTATGCGCACGCTGGAAGCGGCGAGATTCATCTCCGCCCCGTGATCAACTTAAAAACACCAGAAGGAAACCAACAGTTTCGGGAAGTCGCCCAAACGATTGCCGAGTTGGTCAAACACTATCGAGGATCCCTCAGCGGTGAGCACGGTGATGGACGCCTGAGGGGCGAGTTTCTGCGGCAAATGATTGGCGAGTACAACTACGAACTTGTACGTCAGGTAAAGCAAACCTGGGACCCCAAGGGAGTTTTCAATCCAAACAAGATTGTGGATACGCCAGCGATGAATTCATCGCTCCGGTATGCACCTGGCCAGAAGACGCAGCAGCCAGATACCTTGTTTGATTTCTCGTCGAACTTCGGCATCCTGGGTGCGGCCGAAATGTGCAACGGCTCTGGCGACTGCCGTAAGACGGAATTGGCCGGCGGGACGATGTGCCCAAGCTATATGGCCACACGTGATGAAATGCATACGACACGCGCTCGGGCCAATACACTACGGCAAATCATCACCGAGTCGGACGCCGTCAATCCGCTCGCCAACGAAGAACTCAAGGACGTCATGGACCTTTGTCTTTCGTGCAAAGGGTGCAAGAAGGAGTGTCCTTCGACGGTCGACATGGCCAAACTGAAAGCAGAGGTTCAGCAGCATTATTACGATGCGCACGGCGTGCCACCACGCTCGAAGTTAATTGCTGACTTCTTCAATAAACAAATCCTCGCCGCTAGGCTGCCGTGGCTTTGGAATTTCATCTTTGGAACGCCAGCGATTCGGAAAGTAATCAATCGTTTGACAGGGTTTCATCCCGATCGCACGATTCCGCTTTTGCCCAAGCAAACAATGGCAGCCTGGCATGCCCAGCACAAGCCTCACGCGAATGCCGGGAAGGTGGGCCGAGTGCTCTTCTTCAACGATGAATTCACGAATTTCCATGACCCACATATCGGCATTGCTGCGATCGAATTGTTAGAGCGTTTAGGTTATGACGTCACCCTTGCCTCGATCACTGAAAGTGGCCGAACTTGGTTATCAAAAGGATTGCTGCGTGAGGCCAAGCAGCGAATCGACCAGAACTTGCGGATTCTGAAAGAAGCGATGCGAGATGGCATTCGCATGATTGGGGTCGAACCTTCGGCAATACTGACCTTTCGCGATGAAACGATGGAGTTAGCCGAACCGGAACTTCGCCCAATCGCTCACGACATTGCTTCGCGTTGCTTGATGTTAGAAGAGTTCCTCCAGCAAGAGATTCAAGCAGGGCGTATCTCTGACGATTCGTTTACAGATCAGGCAAAGACGATCTACCTCCATGGACATTGCTTTCAAAAGGCGCTCGCAGGGCAATCGGCCAGTATCGCGGCGTTGGGCTTGCCAAAGAACTACGAGGTAAAGACGATCCCTAGCGGTTGCTGTGGTATGGCAGGTTCCTTCGGCTACGAGATCGAGCACTACGACGTGTCGATGAAAATCGGTGAATTGATCTTGTTCCCTCGCGTGCGAGAACTGCCGGCTGATCATTTGATAGCCGCTCCTGGCACCTCGTGTCGGCATCAGATCCATGACGGGACTCAGCGTAAGGCACTGCATCCCGCACAGATCTTACGAAATGCCCTGCGAGAATCGTCCTGA
- the pncB gene encoding nicotinate phosphoribosyltransferase produces MLKKLYQPPLALLTDLYQLTMAYGYWKLGRANQQAVFHLFFRKPPFKGGYAITAGLQQAIEYLQAYRLDDSDVSYLAELAGNDGQPLFEQAFLDDLRNMRLSVDVDAMPEGTVAFGQEPLLRVQGPIWQCQLLETPLLNMINFQTLIATKASRIRAAADDDPVLEFGLRRAQGIDGAISASRAAYIGGCSATSNVLAGKLFGIPVKGTHAHSWVMSFDSELESFERYAEVMPNNCVFLVDTYDTLEGVRQACQIGKNLRNRGDSSRLRRLSIFEHRSPEDSR; encoded by the coding sequence ATGCTCAAAAAACTTTATCAGCCACCATTGGCACTGCTGACAGACCTTTACCAACTGACGATGGCATACGGCTATTGGAAGCTAGGTCGTGCCAATCAGCAGGCTGTGTTTCACTTGTTCTTCCGAAAGCCACCCTTCAAGGGCGGCTACGCAATCACGGCGGGACTTCAACAAGCCATTGAATATCTGCAGGCGTATCGCTTGGATGACTCGGATGTTTCCTATCTCGCCGAGCTGGCCGGGAATGACGGTCAGCCGCTCTTTGAACAGGCGTTCCTCGATGATCTGCGTAACATGCGGCTCTCGGTGGATGTCGATGCGATGCCGGAAGGGACCGTAGCGTTTGGCCAAGAGCCGCTACTCCGCGTGCAGGGGCCAATCTGGCAGTGTCAACTGCTGGAAACGCCACTGTTGAACATGATCAATTTTCAGACCCTGATCGCCACGAAGGCTTCTCGAATACGAGCAGCGGCTGACGACGACCCGGTCCTAGAATTTGGCTTGCGAAGGGCTCAAGGGATCGATGGTGCTATCTCCGCAAGTCGGGCTGCCTACATCGGCGGATGTTCTGCTACGTCGAATGTCCTTGCTGGAAAGCTGTTTGGAATTCCGGTCAAAGGAACACACGCCCATAGCTGGGTGATGTCGTTTGATAGCGAACTGGAGTCATTCGAGAGGTACGCAGAAGTCATGCCCAACAATTGCGTCTTCCTGGTCGATACTTACGACACCCTGGAAGGTGTGCGGCAAGCCTGTCAAATAGGTAAGAATCTTCGAAATCGTGGGGATTCGTCTCGACTCCGGCGACTTAGCATATTTGAGCATCGAAGCCCGGAAGATTCTCGATAA
- a CDS encoding NUDIX hydrolase produces the protein MRSKPLKKFQYEYPRAALTADIVVFALDEEDLKVMLIQRDLKPFQGQWALPGGFVRVNETLNDAARRELQEETGLKDIFLEQLFTFGELERDPRERVVSIAYFALVTLEGHDVKASTDARNAAWFSLNELPELAFDHAAILNAAYQRLRGKVRYQPIGFELLPEKFTLSQLQHLYEVILDRELDKRNFRKKVLGMKIVQETSEIEKDVAHRAARLYRFDQEAYERLSQQGYHFEI, from the coding sequence ATGCGAAGTAAGCCGCTGAAGAAGTTTCAGTACGAATACCCCAGAGCCGCATTGACGGCCGATATTGTCGTCTTCGCGCTCGACGAAGAGGATTTAAAGGTCATGCTTATCCAACGCGACCTGAAACCGTTTCAAGGGCAATGGGCATTGCCAGGCGGATTCGTTCGCGTGAACGAAACATTGAATGATGCCGCACGACGCGAACTCCAGGAGGAAACGGGGCTAAAGGACATCTTCTTAGAGCAGTTGTTTACCTTTGGCGAGCTAGAACGTGATCCTCGCGAACGAGTCGTATCGATCGCGTATTTCGCGCTGGTTACCCTGGAAGGTCACGACGTAAAGGCCAGCACCGATGCGAGAAATGCGGCCTGGTTTTCGCTGAACGAACTTCCCGAACTCGCGTTTGATCATGCGGCAATTCTGAACGCTGCTTATCAACGTCTGCGTGGCAAGGTTCGATATCAGCCGATCGGATTTGAGCTATTGCCTGAGAAGTTTACCCTTTCTCAGCTTCAACATTTGTACGAAGTCATTCTCGATCGAGAACTCGATAAGCGCAATTTTCGGAAGAAGGTACTGGGCATGAAAATCGTCCAAGAGACCAGTGAGATCGAGAAAGATGTCGCCCACCGCGCTGCTCGACTCTATCGATTTGACCAAGAAGCGTACGAACGATTGAGCCAACAAGGATATCACTTCGAGATTTGA